The following is a genomic window from Micropterus dolomieu isolate WLL.071019.BEF.003 ecotype Adirondacks linkage group LG04, ASM2129224v1, whole genome shotgun sequence.
TCCTGTGAATGTTCGGTGTGACCAAGAAAACATTTAGTGGCCCAAACGCCAACGTGGCGTCCTCAAACGCCAAGATATTCAGGTCACCGTCACAGACGAGCAAAGAAACCAGGAAATCCTCAGATTTCCGAAGCGGGAATCCTGATTGATGACTTTAATATTCTGCCGCTGATGGGTGATTCGCCGCAGCGTTATATTAGCGATGATGGCGATCTGTTTAACGAGCTCTTTGGAGTTCAGCGGACGACCCGTCTGACCGTCTGCTTGTTTTTCAGGACGCAGCTGAAGACGTCCGGATCAAACTGGAGCCGGACGGCGACGTGGAGATCCAGTCGTATCCGGTCCTCAAGAAGCTGTCCGTCAAACTGACCGACTGCAGGGCGTTGCTGGAGGGGCGGGACTTCCTGTCTCTTGGTGAGAGATCTTATATTTGCGACCTTTTGATTTAGAGAACTCTGGGGtttctgacctctgacctctgacccccctACAGACGAGCACCCTCAGCTCTGCCACCAGAGGCAGATCCACGCGACCAACACCGGCAGAAAGATGGTGTACTGCTCCGAGTGTCAGAGAGGGTTCTACAAGAGGTCTCACCTGGAGGCTCACCGGAGAACCCACCGGGGACAGGAACCCAACCAGTGCTGGCAGTGCGGGAAGACCTACCCGACCCTGATGAGCCTCGTGGTGCACCAGCAGATCCACGACCGCAAGGAGCCCTACCGGTGCTCCTACTGCGAGAAGACCTTCGCCCTGAAGCGGGACTGGAAGACCCACCACCGGACGCACTCGGGGACCAAACCCTTCAAGTGCTGGTTCTGCGGGGACGGCTTCAGCGAGCAGGACGAGCTCACCGAGCACCTGGAGGTGCACGAGGGGGAGAAGTGCTACCACTGCAAAGTCTGCGACAAGATGTTCGTCTCCTACCAGGGCTTCAACTTCCACCGCAAGTCCCACAAGAGCCAGAAGCTGCTGCCCTGCCTGAAGTGCAAGAAGACCTTCAGCAACCCCCAGAGTCTGAAGCTGCACCAGGTGACCCACTCCAACAGGAAGCCCCACAAGTGCCCCACCTGCGGCAAAGGCTTCAAGCTGCTGAGCGGCCTGCGGTGCCACCAGAGGACCCACGAGGACCTGAGGGACTACCACTGCACCGAGTGCGGCAAGTGCTTCTCCAGCCTGCAGGGCCTGAAGCTGCACAACCGCACCCACACGGGCCTGAAGCCCTACAAGTGCACCGAGTGCGGCAAGAGGTTCACCCAGTCGCCCCACCTCAAGTCTCACATGGTCACCCACACCGGGGAGCGGCCCTTCCTGTGCACCACCTGCGGGAAGAGGTTCACCCAGTCGTCCCACCTGAGGTCCCACATCACGCTGTTCCACGTGGGCGAGAAGCCGTTCACCTGCGACGACTGCGGGAAGAGCTTCACCATCGCCCACTACCTGAAGATGCACCGGCTGAGCCACACCAAGGAGAAGCTGTACCAGTGCTCCTACTGCGAGAAGTCCTTCTCCTACCACAACTCCTGGAGGGCCCACGAGAGGATCCACACCGGCGAGCGCCCCTTCAGCTGCCGGGAGTGCGGCCAGAGCTTCATCACGTCGGGCTCGCTGCTGAGCCACCAGAGGTCCAAACACACCGGCGAGAAGAGCCACTACTGCATCACCTGCGGGGAGTTCTTCTTCACCAGCTCGCTGCTGCGGGTCCACCAGCTCGACCACACGGGCGAGCGGCCGCACGCCTGCAGCTGCGGCAAGACCTTCAAGACCAAAGGAGTGCTGCGCTACCACCTGAAGAGGTTCACCGACCACCAGCCGGCCGAGTGAGCGGGATCACGGCGGGGTCGGCCCGAGAGGCGAAGCGCGGACGCTGCGGGGTGCATGCAGGAGGGTAGTTACTGTCGGGTGTCCGCAGGGGGCGCTGAACACGTGTTGAATCTTCATCAGGCCCTCTGAGGGTCCAGAACTAAGTCAGAACCCAGAGAGACGCTGCAGAACGTCCCTGCAGAGTTTCAGTGAGAGCTGACTGCTAACAGCTGCAGCTCGTGCTGCTGAGGGCCNNNNNNNNNNNNNNNNNNNNNNNNNNNNNNNNNNNNNNNNNNNNNNNNNNNNNNNNNNNNNNNNNNNNNNNNNNNNNNNNNNNNNNNNNNNNNNNNNNNNGAAACATGTATTGTTCTCTGATGAGTCCGCCTTCACTGTTTTCCCCACATCCGGGAGAGTTACGGTGTGGAGAAGCCCCAAAGAAGCGTACCACCCAGACTGTTGCATGCCCAgagtgaagcatgggggtggatcagtgatggtttgggctGCCATATCATGGCATTCCCTTGGCCCCATACTTGTGCTAGATGGGCGCGTCACTGCCAAGGACTACCGAACCATTCTGGAGGACCATGTGCATCCAATGGTTCAAACATTGTATCCTGAAGGAGGTGCCGTGTATCAGGATGACAATGCACCAATACACACAGCAAGACTGGTGAAAGATTGGTTTGATGAACATGAAAGTGAAGT
Proteins encoded in this region:
- the LOC123969205 gene encoding zinc finger protein 664-like, whose protein sequence is MDTDTASPDAAEDVRIKLEPDGDVEIQSYPVLKKLSVKLTDCRALLEGRDFLSLDEHPQLCHQRQIHATNTGRKMVYCSECQRGFYKRSHLEAHRRTHRGQEPNQCWQCGKTYPTLMSLVVHQQIHDRKEPYRCSYCEKTFALKRDWKTHHRTHSGTKPFKCWFCGDGFSEQDELTEHLEVHEGEKCYHCKVCDKMFVSYQGFNFHRKSHKSQKLLPCLKCKKTFSNPQSLKLHQVTHSNRKPHKCPTCGKGFKLLSGLRCHQRTHEDLRDYHCTECGKCFSSLQGLKLHNRTHTGLKPYKCTECGKRFTQSPHLKSHMVTHTGERPFLCTTCGKRFTQSSHLRSHITLFHVGEKPFTCDDCGKSFTIAHYLKMHRLSHTKEKLYQCSYCEKSFSYHNSWRAHERIHTGERPFSCRECGQSFITSGSLLSHQRSKHTGEKSHYCITCGEFFFTSSLLRVHQLDHTGERPHACSCGKTFKTKGVLRYHLKRFTDHQPAE